In a genomic window of Penaeus monodon isolate SGIC_2016 chromosome 27, NSTDA_Pmon_1, whole genome shotgun sequence:
- the LOC119590674 gene encoding calpain-B-like isoform X1 (The sequence of the model RefSeq protein was modified relative to this genomic sequence to represent the inferred CDS: added 44 bases not found in genome assembly): MPDEVDVESPSEKRELGEHDERHCRCYKPKGSLPPLTPVDDIEKPSLQKSTYYSRVTNKYSTQRIVKEGQKPIKKGFRTLRDECLKADKLYEDPEFPPNDYSISFQGITRRHYEWKRPHEFTKDPHMFVEGATRFDIQQGELGDCWLLAAVSNLTQNPRLFHVVVPRDQGFTHMYAGIFHFKFWQYGRWEEVVIDDMLPTYHNQLVFMHSKTDNEFWCALLEKAYAKLYGGYEALRGGNINESMVDLTGGVVEMVDLRNPPSNLFSVMKKAYRRAALMGCAIEPDHPQVQSESILPNGLIVRHAYSITRVTEVDIASAAPKLQEQKLTPSLPMPHLQGALAMMNKSLVGLASVAGVTATQTDQSSLKTALTSLTNWTLSMAFPEGKAELVRLHNPWGNETEWTGAWSDKSPEWATISADEKKRLGLTFDDDGEFWMSIKDFASNFTTLEICDVTPEVFEYDNDSDDDSSSDEDEEGQRKQQQNVQRRWQRLMFEGAWVSHHTAGGCRNFIQTFASNPQYTVKLEDPDEDDDDDLCTMVVSLMQKNVRQLKRYGADYQPIGYTIYKLPPEIEPGVKLDTEFFKYNASYAKVPFFLNCREVTTRFRFPAGYYVIVASTFEPEMTGEFLLRIFTEAKRLKSSAN, from the exons ATGCCTGACGAAGTAGACGTGGAATCTCCCAGTGAGAAGAGGGAGCTAGGGGAACACGACGAGAGACACTGCCGATGCTACAAGCCCAAGGGGTCTCTCCCGCCCCTCACGCCCGTCGACGACATTGAAAAGCCGAGTCTACAGAAGTCAACGTATTACAGTCGCGTTACCAATAAG TACAGCACCCAAAGAATAGTCAAGGAGGGACAGAAGCCTATCAAGAAGGGCTTCAGGACGCTGCGAGATGAGTGCTTGAAGGCCGACAAGCTGTACGAAGATCCAGAATTCCCGCCCAATGATTATTCGATCAGTTTTCAAGGCATCACGAGAAGACATTATGAGTGGAAGAGACCGCAT GAGTTTACCAAAGATCCCCATATGTTCGTTGAAGGAGCTACCCGTTTCGACATACAGCAGGGAGAATTGG GCGACTGCTGGCTCCTGGCTGCCGTGTCTAACCTGACGCAGAACCCTCGTCTCTTTCACGTCGTTGTGCCAAGAGATCAGGGATTCACACACATGTACGCCGGCATCTTCCACTTCAA GTTCTGGCAGTACGGCCGCTGGGAGGAGGTGGTCATAGACGACATGCTGCCCACCTACCACAACCAGCTGGTCTTTATGCACTCGAAGACGGACAACGAATTCTGGTGCGCGCTGCTGGAGAAGGCCTATGCAAA ACTGTACGGTGGTTACGAGGCCCTTCGCGGAGGAAACATCAACGAGAGCATGGTCGACCTGACGGGGGGCGTCGTGGAGATGGTCGACCTGAGGAACCCGCCGTCCAACCTCTTCAGCGTCATGAAAAAGGCCTATCGAAGGGCCGCGCTCATGGGCTGTGCAATCGAG CCGGACCATCCGCAGGTGCAGTCGGAGAGTATCCTGCCAAACGGCCTTATCGTCCGCCACGCCTACTCCATCACGAGGGTCACTGAGGTCGACATCGCCTCCGCTGCCCCCAAGTTGCAG GAGCAGAAACTTACGCCTTCCTTGCCCATGCCTCACCTCCAGGGCGCCTTGGCCATGATGAACAAGTCCTTAGTGGGTTTAGCATCCGTGGCCGGCGTCACAGCCACGCAAACGGACCAGTCCAGCCTTAAAACCGCCCTCACCTCCCTTACCAATTGGACCCTGAGTATGGCTTTCCCTGAG ggcaagGCGGAACTAGTCCGGCTGCACAACCCCTGGGGGAACGAGACCGAGTGGACGGGGGCGTGGTCTGACAAGTCCCCCGAGTGGGCCACGATCTCTGCCGACGAGAAGAAGAGGCTGGGACTCACCTTCGACGATGATGGCGAGTTCTGGATGTCAATTAAG GATTTCGCGTCCAACTTCACAACCCTGGAGATCTGCGACGTGACTCCGGAGGTCTTCGAGTAC GGGCCAGAGGAAGCAGCAGCAGAACGTGCAGAGGCGGTGGCAGAGGCTCATGTTCGAAGGGGCGTGGGTGTCGCATCACACGGCCGGCGGCTGCAGGAACTTCATTC aaACGTTCGCGTCTAATCCTCAATACACGGTCAAGCTCGAAGACCCCGATGAAGATGACGACGACGACCTGTGCACGATGGTCGTCTCACTCATGCAGAAGAACGTGAGGCAGCTCAAGAGGTACGGAGCCGACTACCAGCCTATTGGATACACTATTTATAAG CTTCCTCCTGAAATAGAACCCGGGGTCAAACTGGACACCGAATTTTTCAAGTACAACGCAAGTTACGCCAAAGTTCCTTTCTTCCTCAACTGCCGTGAAGTAACCACGAGGTTCCGCTTCCCTGCTGGGTATTACGTCATCGTTGCTTCAACATTCGAGCCAGAGATGACAGGCGAATTCCTTTTAAGAATCTTCACGGAAGCCAAAAGGTTGAAATCTTCAGCTAATTAA
- the LOC119590448 gene encoding plectin-like, with translation MSQDLFVERLTAALEREKVTLKTLREAIQEEKEVTKALDARARLQQEELEQLESEAVGVKRAWEANVLVLQKRSEDHSASYQHLEKLLAQQAGLKAEVYNTRKFVREEQIRHEKDSARLIAQERDVTRRRERLAVLREEAQQMAERHEGLLGIVDQLDQQYQLLKKEASEEARRLERVYGRVKSATERHRKMEDLALEKIGEHTAASKAALNLRKRVKEARTKCRMLEDDLVEREKYAADAALRASDGRAAVLALTSSRDEAQRVVDQLDADVARFESDMRRGQEKISANQCAVDRLNKELAKVIEIAGGSEAPPAEREERRLRLLLQDREAERKVLEEEALTVQRQLLEAREAREALVQKTTRLQQELTVLRGRQTRLEGTVEREKGALREAQRRQERLHKAIATLDARLHQEKTTREAASRESEHTESDLLAKLQELELEASRRESEEDQLRRKKELTEGKLLEATQERAEWEKKVVEMRDARDALRKEVGTEGDLHAMKTEINR, from the exons ATGTCGCAG GACCTGTTTGTGGAACGCCTAACTGCTGCActggaaagggagaaggtaacGCTGAAGACTTTGCGAGAAGCCAttcaggaggagaaggaagtcaCGAAGGCGCTCGACGCAAGAGCCAGACTGCAGCAAGAAGAACTGGAGCAACTCG AGTCCGAGGCTGTAGGTGTGAAGAGAGCTTGGGAAGCCAATGTCTTAGTGTTGCAAAAGCGCTCTGAAGATCACTCTGCTTCCTACCAACACCTGGAGAAGCTCCTAGCCCAACAAGCGGGTTTGAAGGCAGAG gTCTACAATACCAGGAAGTTTGTGAGAGAAGAGCAGATAAGACACGAAAAGGATTCTgcaag ACTGATAGCGCAGGAACGTGACGTCACAAGGAGACGCGAACGTCTAGCTGTGCTACGGGAAGAGGCGCAGCAGATGGCCGAACGACATGAGGGCCTCCTGGGGATTGTGGACCAGCTGGACCAACAATATCAACTGCTGAAGAAG GAAGCGTCCGAAGAAGCTCGTCGCCTGGAGCGGGTCTACGGGCGCGTGAAGTCGGCGACCGAGCGACACCGCAAGATGGAGGACCTCGCCCTCGAGAAGATCGGCGAGCACACGGCAGCTTCGAAGGCGGCGCTGAACCTGAGGAAGCGCGTGAAGGAGGCGAGGACGAAGTGCAGGATGCTG GAGGATGACCTTGTCGAGCGGGAGAAATACGCTGCAGATGCGGCTCTGAGGGCTTCTGATGGCCGCGCTGCCGTTCTCGCCCTGACCTCGAGCCGCGACGAAGCCCAGCGTGTCGTGGACCAACTCGATGCTGACGTCGCGAG ATTTGAGAGCGACATGAGAAGAGGTCAAGAGAAAATCAGTGCCAACCAGTGTGCAGTTGATCGACTCAACAAAGAACTTGCCAAAGTGATTGAAATTGCTGGG GGTAGCGAAGCCCCTCcggcggagagagaagagcgacgcCTACGACTCCTCCTTCAGGACAGGGAGGCCGAGAGGAAAGTGCTTGAGGAGGAAGCCTTGACTGTTCAAAGGCAGTTACTCGAGGCTAGAGAGGCAAGGGAAGCTTTGGTTCAAAAGACCACGCGATTGCAACAAG AACTGACAGTTCTTCGAGGTCGCCAGACGCGGCTGGAAGGGACGGTGGAGCGAGAGAAGGGCGCGCTCCGAGAAGCCCAGAGAAGGCAGGAGCGTCTCCATAAGGCCATTGCCACCCTAGACGCCCGCCTCCATCAGGAAAAAACAACGAGGGAAGCCGCTTCGAGGGAATCCGAACATACCGAGTCCGATCTGCTCGCGAAGCTGCA GGAACTGGAGCTTGAAGCCTCAcggagggagagcgaagaggaTCAGCTGCGAAGGAAGAAGGAGCTGACGGAGGGGAAGCTCCTCGAGGCGACGCAGGAGCGGGCGGAGTGGGAGAAGAAGGTGGTGGAGATGAGGGACGCGAGGGACGCCCTCAGGAAGGAGGTCGGGACGGAGGGCGACCTCCACGCCATGAAGACGGAGATCAACCGG
- the LOC119590673 gene encoding plectin-like produces the protein MLEATQKDLSGRLEQCVAVEGSLKSRTVATVEKLRRDPNSAKATRLMQEDILKRKISKCKRRLCDLQDATEMARQERLRAEDECQRKERVYAQNVRLLQEAASHLEEKLVKKQEEQLRLQEHRARLRHLTALRDGRYKTLTAHSEEAQQALKNRLIARAHAYTGVVTQLEASYPQMEVKLRNLKVFLQNFLEPS, from the exons ATGCTGGAGGCGACGCAGAAGGACCTGTCGGGGCGCCTGGAGCAGTGCGTGGCCGTCGAAGGCTCCCTCAAGTCCCGCACGGTTGCCACGGTCGAGAAACTCCGCCGGGATCCCAACTCCGCCAAGGCCACGAGGCTCATGCAGGAGGACATCCTGAAGAGGAAGATTTCCAAGTGCAAGCGG CGGCTGTGCGACCTGCAGGATGCCACCGAAATGGCGAGGCAGGAACGCTTACGAGCCGAGGACGAGTGCCAGAGAAAGGAGCGAGTTTATGCCCAGAACGTGCGTCTCCTTCAGGAAGCCGCGTCCCACCTGGAGGAAAAGCTCGTCAAGAAGCAGGAG GAACAACTTCGGCTGCAGGAGCACCGCGCCCGCCTCCGCCACCTGACCGCCCTCAGAGACGGCCGCTACAAAACCCTCACCGCCCACTCCGAGGAGGCCCAGCAAGCCCTCAAGAACAGACTGATCGCCCGCGCCCACGCCTACACGGGCGTGGTGACTCAGCTCGAAGCAAGTTACCCGCAGATGGAAGTGAAATTGAGGAACCTGAAAGTTTTCCTGCAGAATTTCTTAGAACCAAGTTAA
- the LOC119590674 gene encoding calpain-B-like isoform X2 (The sequence of the model RefSeq protein was modified relative to this genomic sequence to represent the inferred CDS: added 44 bases not found in genome assembly), producing the protein MPDEVDVESPSEKRELGEHDERHCRCYKPKGSLPPLTPVDDIEKPSLQKSTYYSRVTNKYSTQRIVKEGQKPIKKGFRTLRDECLKADKLYEDPEFPPNDYSISFQGITRRHYEWKRPHEFTKDPHMFVEGATRFDIQQGELGDCWLLAAVSNLTQNPRLFHVVVPRDQGFTHMYAGIFHFKFWQYGRWEEVVIDDMLPTYHNQLVFMHSKTDNEFWCALLEKAYAKLYGGYEALRGGNINESMVDLTGGVVEMVDLRNPPSNLFSVMKKAYRRAALMGCAIEPDHPQVQSESILPNGLIVRHAYSITRVTEVDIASAAPKLQGKAELVRLHNPWGNETEWTGAWSDKSPEWATISADEKKRLGLTFDDDGEFWMSIKDFASNFTTLEICDVTPEVFEYDNDSDDDSSSDEDEEGQRKQQQNVQRRWQRLMFEGAWVSHHTAGGCRNFIQTFASNPQYTVKLEDPDEDDDDDLCTMVVSLMQKNVRQLKRYGADYQPIGYTIYKLPPEIEPGVKLDTEFFKYNASYAKVPFFLNCREVTTRFRFPAGYYVIVASTFEPEMTGEFLLRIFTEAKRLKSSAN; encoded by the exons ATGCCTGACGAAGTAGACGTGGAATCTCCCAGTGAGAAGAGGGAGCTAGGGGAACACGACGAGAGACACTGCCGATGCTACAAGCCCAAGGGGTCTCTCCCGCCCCTCACGCCCGTCGACGACATTGAAAAGCCGAGTCTACAGAAGTCAACGTATTACAGTCGCGTTACCAATAAG TACAGCACCCAAAGAATAGTCAAGGAGGGACAGAAGCCTATCAAGAAGGGCTTCAGGACGCTGCGAGATGAGTGCTTGAAGGCCGACAAGCTGTACGAAGATCCAGAATTCCCGCCCAATGATTATTCGATCAGTTTTCAAGGCATCACGAGAAGACATTATGAGTGGAAGAGACCGCAT GAGTTTACCAAAGATCCCCATATGTTCGTTGAAGGAGCTACCCGTTTCGACATACAGCAGGGAGAATTGG GCGACTGCTGGCTCCTGGCTGCCGTGTCTAACCTGACGCAGAACCCTCGTCTCTTTCACGTCGTTGTGCCAAGAGATCAGGGATTCACACACATGTACGCCGGCATCTTCCACTTCAA GTTCTGGCAGTACGGCCGCTGGGAGGAGGTGGTCATAGACGACATGCTGCCCACCTACCACAACCAGCTGGTCTTTATGCACTCGAAGACGGACAACGAATTCTGGTGCGCGCTGCTGGAGAAGGCCTATGCAAA ACTGTACGGTGGTTACGAGGCCCTTCGCGGAGGAAACATCAACGAGAGCATGGTCGACCTGACGGGGGGCGTCGTGGAGATGGTCGACCTGAGGAACCCGCCGTCCAACCTCTTCAGCGTCATGAAAAAGGCCTATCGAAGGGCCGCGCTCATGGGCTGTGCAATCGAG CCGGACCATCCGCAGGTGCAGTCGGAGAGTATCCTGCCAAACGGCCTTATCGTCCGCCACGCCTACTCCATCACGAGGGTCACTGAGGTCGACATCGCCTCCGCTGCCCCCAAGTTGCAG ggcaagGCGGAACTAGTCCGGCTGCACAACCCCTGGGGGAACGAGACCGAGTGGACGGGGGCGTGGTCTGACAAGTCCCCCGAGTGGGCCACGATCTCTGCCGACGAGAAGAAGAGGCTGGGACTCACCTTCGACGATGATGGCGAGTTCTGGATGTCAATTAAG GATTTCGCGTCCAACTTCACAACCCTGGAGATCTGCGACGTGACTCCGGAGGTCTTCGAGTAC GGGCCAGAGGAAGCAGCAGCAGAACGTGCAGAGGCGGTGGCAGAGGCTCATGTTCGAAGGGGCGTGGGTGTCGCATCACACGGCCGGCGGCTGCAGGAACTTCATTC aaACGTTCGCGTCTAATCCTCAATACACGGTCAAGCTCGAAGACCCCGATGAAGATGACGACGACGACCTGTGCACGATGGTCGTCTCACTCATGCAGAAGAACGTGAGGCAGCTCAAGAGGTACGGAGCCGACTACCAGCCTATTGGATACACTATTTATAAG CTTCCTCCTGAAATAGAACCCGGGGTCAAACTGGACACCGAATTTTTCAAGTACAACGCAAGTTACGCCAAAGTTCCTTTCTTCCTCAACTGCCGTGAAGTAACCACGAGGTTCCGCTTCCCTGCTGGGTATTACGTCATCGTTGCTTCAACATTCGAGCCAGAGATGACAGGCGAATTCCTTTTAAGAATCTTCACGGAAGCCAAAAGGTTGAAATCTTCAGCTAATTAA
- the LOC119590675 gene encoding ras-like GTP-binding protein RYL2, with amino-acid sequence MKTIGAKVVVLGSQGVGKTSLVTRYETKTFSRNTSSTIGASFSNIEIIINDTKVKMQVWDTAGQERFRSMAPMYYRGAHAALLVYDITKLHTYNDIQSWVHELSSRVGEGLMLVLVGNKCDLDQCRAVARDVAQQYAASIGAIFLETSAMDETGIEEMFEIVATEMLRKADEVDPMVHLYSSEAKSTIKLNSSATSLNDSSLPRAKNSCC; translated from the exons ATGAAAACCATCGGAGCGAAGGTGGTAGTTCTGGGGTCCCAAG GTGTGGGCAAGACCTCCCTGGTGACGCGCTACGAGACCAAGACGTTTAGCAGGAACACGTCGTCAACGATTGGCGCGTCGTTCAGCAACATCGAGATTATCATCAATGACACTAAAGTCAAGATGCAG gTCTGGGACACAGCAGGTCAGGAGAGATTTCGGTCGATGGCACCTATGTATTATCGCGGTGCACACGCGGCCCTTCTCGTCTACGATATAACAAAACTCCATACCTATAACGATATCCAGTCTTGGGTTCATG AGTTGAGTTCTCGCGTAGGGGAGGGCCTTATGCTTGTACTGGTCGGCAACAAGTGCGACCTTGATCAGTGCAGAGCAGTGGCCAGGGATGTCGCCCAACAATATGCTGCTTCTATAGGTGCTATTTTCCTAGAAACTTCCGCTATGGACGAAACAG gAATTGAAGAAATGTTCGAAATCGTCGCGACAGAAATGCTTCGAAAAGCTGATGAAGTAGACCCTATGGTCCATTTATATTCCTCTGAG GCCAAGAGCACAATCAAGCTGAACAGTTCAGCGACCTCCCTGAATGACTCTTCACTACCACGGGCGAAGAACAGTTGTTGTTAA